TCACTGTCTCTAATTTGGATAGGGCTGTGTATGAGGAACTTGGAAAATATGGAGATCTGGAGAGCCAAGTATTGTGCCATGAGCGGGTTGAGGAACTAGAACCTAGCATCAGATATTGCTTACACAAGATTGGTGAGTCTAACTTACAAACTTCTGAACTTGTTTCCATCGGTGAAATGGAGGGGCCTGCACTGGACCTTTTCAAAGCAAAGTTGGAGGTGAGCTGCCATTTCTAAGTGTTATCTACGATTTACTTCGATAAAATAAAAGTGTGTACAGTTTATAGGCACTGTTTTTTTGTAAGATAATGCGTCCATTGTAGTCTGGGTGCTGTCTTTCTCAAGATTTTAttgaaaaatgagttttgaggattatttACTCCTAATTGATTTAgcactcttttttctttgtttgcAGGCTGCTATGGCAGAGGCAAGATCTCAGCAGGCTGCATCTATGACAGAATTCCATTGGCttggaaatagatttccaaTTTCAAATGCAAAGACACGGGTGTCCATTCTGAAAGGTGTGTAGTTACTCTGATGCAAAAGGTAGCACTTCGAAAAATGCATCAATAGCCAACCTACTGGAGGTTCTAACATTAGTAATTTTTTTGTCTTGAGTTTGGAATTGTTCCAGTCTACAATTTTTGAAccaaatttttttcttataatctTGTTTCAGATTTTGGTCTACATACTTGTGTTCTTTATGCAACAAAGCATTTCTAGGGAATTCCTTGATATTTTTCACTTAGCTTTTGTATATCTGTACTCGAAGTCCTTGTAGGCTGCAGAGCACTCTCTATGACCCTTGTAAGTTGCCTTTAATGTTAAGGATGTTAACAGTTGCAGATTTGCATGCCCAGTCTCAGCGACAGTGATGATAAATATAACATAGTGTAAAATATGTAACAAGATGAGGCAAACCAAAAATTGTAAGGAGTTGTCCACTAGGAATGCTATGTTATACAATGCAACAGGCCTGTTATCTTACTAAGAATGAAGTATACAGATGCATAAATTATACCTAAAAGAATTGCATCAACGTTGTTGCTTTTGCTAACTTGAGTGGGAAATGAGAATTTTCACTGGCTTTAACTTAAGAAGTTCGtaatttagttttaaatttCTCCTCATTTTTGCATCTCTAGTGAAATACTCCATTTGTTCCATTTTATGTGGCGTTCTTTCCTCATTAGTTTGTTCCACAAAAAATGACACCTTTCTATACTTCGAAACAATTTGACTTTAAACTTctcattttacccttaatgacaTACATTTATAACCACAAAAATATCATGGCATATATAAGACCACAAGATCTGAAATAaattctttcttaaacttcgtTTTCAGTCAACACTAACAGATAAATTGAAATGGACAGTGTAACTTTTAATCACTTTGGATTTTGGTCAACTAATTGCATATTTGCATATCTGCCTTTAAAACATCATGTTGGTTTTAACTTTATTTCAAGCTTATATCACACACTATCATTCATCAGCCCAGGAACTGGAGAAAGATATCCATGGCTCAGCCGCTGATTCTCTTCCAGCAGAGAAGAAACTTGTGTTATATGACAAAATATTTGCAGCATATCATGAAGCCAGGAGTTGCATCCGGAATGACCTGGTGAGTGACTACTCCTAATGTTACATTATAGTAGCTGACTTTTGGAAATTTCAGGTCGATCTTGATAATGCATACATCAAATTGAAGTCCTGAATTGGTTCATCTTACTCATGGTTTTTCTTCTAGGTTACAGCTGCTAATTCAGAAAATGTGAAGGATGAGTTAAGTGGATTGGATAAAGCCGTTGGTGCAATTTTAGGGCAGCGAACTATTGAACGGAATAAGTTGCTAGTTAAAATAGCTAAAAGCAAGCTCAACAAGGTCCGTGATGATAAAAATGAAAAGGTCACAAAGCCGGAGGAGCTTGTTCGGCTGTATGATCTACTGTTACAGGTTATCGagtgttattttttaattacatTCTTAATCAATTTAGATCAGAATTGACAATCTGACAAGGCTCACTTATATGGCTATTAGACTGGACTGTTAACTGGTTTCACTTGTGCAGAATACTGCTGATCTTTCTGATCTAGTTAGTTCTGGTAGAGATAGAAAAATGGAAGAAGTTGCCTTAGCTGAAGAGTGCGAGTTGGAAAGTATGGTTTTCCGAGCAGAAAGGTTTGACTTTTATTACTTCATTTGATGAAATGTTTTCTTTGAGCCAatggtctatcggaaacaatctctctacctcCCAAGGTAGGGGTAACGCCTGTGTATACACTATCCTCCCcaccccacttgtgggactatacctgggtatgttgttgttgttgttgtgctgTTTCTTTCATTATGTTATAGTTGAAATAAAGTTTCTGGTGAGAAGAGAAGAGTGAAAGACTATCTTCATATGGTTTTAGCATTTCTTCTACCCGTCTAAAACTAATATTATTGGTGAATTTATGAAAAGGAGATCCGGAACTTTTAGTGTCCCAGATAAGGAAGTTGTACAATTTTCATGTACAAAATGCTTAACCGATGATCAATGAAATTATGGGTCAGTGATACAGTGTAAGATTGTACTTTGCCTGTTTGGAGTAATTTTTGAAATCGTGGTTCCAGTGTCAGTATCTATTTGAACCATAATAAAATGTTCATTATTTTAGCTTCAGGATCTTACTGGGTTTATGGGGTTGCAGCTTCGTGTATCTTTTACTTGTCCTGGAATGAATATTTTCTTGTTTGAAATCTATTAAAAGCTTTCATTTCAATTTCCCTCCAGGTGCTTCTACTTAGCAAAGTCCTACAGTTCGGTGGGAAAGAGGACAGAAGCTTATGCCTTGTACTCTCGAGCTCGTTCTTTAGCTGATGCAGCTCTTATGAAACTGCAGTCCGCGACTGCTGCTGATCAGGTAAGCACTTAATCTGTCATACTACCTGCTTTTATAATTGTTCATTGATAGAGCTTCCTAGCTGTTTCTTATAGGATGTAGTATGAAGATGCCCGTGCTAAATGCCTGCCCAACTCCAAAATGTTCAAATTTGTATCTTtatgttttcatgatttttccTGACTTTCTCAGAGCTTTTAATCTCATCTTAAGATCTTTCTTTTAACTTATAGTAATACTACAGTTTCTACAATATTAAACTTAAGGTGCCTAAATTTTTCCTTAAGGATAAAATTTGATAGAAACTTTTGCGGTTTTAAATCTAGTAATGTATTTTTATACTCTTTAATATTTACAAATCTTTTTTATATgttactaaaaattaaatataatggataattcaaattttctttagattttgTGAATCATTATTTAGGTATTAATATTTGGTCTTGAGAAAGTactcaatatataatatagcaatccaaatacaacaacaacgtACCCAGTCTAATCCCAAAAAATAGCAATCCAAATAAtgccttttattttcttaatactGAAATTTAAAAGTGATGATAAAATAGTGAAATGTTGCTCTATTAtacattttataaataaaaaatacatgcttgattttatattttttaaatagttgatattattattaatgagtTAAGAATGTGCTTGAGGAAATTGGGTACATAACAAAATGTGACTAAGATCCAACGTTAAAGCTATAATATTGTTATTCTGTTCGTCTCTAAAAGAATGATAATGGCACAGCATGAACAAAGCACTGAAGCCTTTATAACAAGTAAACAATGCACAAAGTAAGACAATGACCATTTCATTTTATAGTACCAGTACTAAAAGAAAGTAAGACAAAAATGACCACAATGCCATAAAAATGGATTTTACTACTTTAAGCAGCCATGTTGACCTTCAGCTGCTAACTTTCTTTTGTATATCAGTACTAAATTCTGATGCATAATTATTGCATTCTTATATTTTCTACTTATGTCACTTCAATCAGTAAAATGAGTGAATGATATGGGTGTGAATGATTCTTCTTCTCCGTCTCTCCTTTTGTCATTGTTTTCTCTCCTTTTGTCATTGTTTTCTCTCCATCTGTATCAGGTCATGATCAAGGAACTGACAACACTGTATAACGAGAGCAGATCTAACAGCTGTGTTGAGCATGCCAAAGGAATTATGGAGGAGGAAAAGGCTCCAGAAAATCTCTCGAAAAAGATATCTAATATCTCATTGAATGGAACTGATAAGAAGGTATGATTTGGCCTTCCATGTCTGTTAATTACTTTTGCAGTCATTCCCATTAGTTAATTTCTCTTAGTATTCACCTTTTCTTTGATGTTCTTGGTGCATATGGAACCACATATTCCTGTACGAAACCAGGGAAGAAACCTATGGAGATTTTCTGTGGTGTTGAACTACTTCCAGCCAACTTCTTCTTTGACTTTTCCTGATTGGGTTTGACGACATTGAAAAAAGAAAGTTTGGATTTCTTCTGAAGAATAATTATTGTCTGCTGAAGTATGTGACTTGTGAGagttaaaaattgaattcttggtaattcaaaatctattaccATTAGATGAGCCTCTCGCTTATCTTAGTAGAAGCATTAATAGTTTTCTCCATCTCGTGTCCTACAGAGGATACTGCATTTTGTGTGCATGATTCCTCAAATTGATAGGCATATTGTGAAATGAAACTGTAAATTCCATTGTTTTCAAGTGTTTGTGCTAAAAAGGGTTTCAACTCAATGAAATGATTTTGGTAGAATGTATTAGAAGAAATAATGCATCAAAGCAATGCATTGTGTATTAGTAGTACCTTGTTTCGTGTACTTTCTCAACCTAATTATAACTAATACTTGCATTTGTTATACACTATTGTGTATTGAggtgtgtattactaatacggggaaatccatggtattagtaatgcaagggaTTTTAATGTATGCATTAGCATTGTTAAAGATCCAATTGCCCCTCAAAACCtctttttatacatatttttcaccatatttgtggagggtatttttgtaaataaatgtcttaaaaaaaattatgcaatgcatgctATTATTAATATGccaaaccaaacaatgcataaggAATAATCTCTGCATAATTAATGCAAGTATAACTAATGATTAGTAATACACTCTATTTGTCATTATCCTTATACACCCTAACCAGCGACCCCTTAGGAATTACATGTTAccaatttcaaaattaaaaaaagttggGGAATTTCTTCTGGTGTTATAATTCTACTTGTGTCCCCCCAAGAGTTAAACATAAACGCGTAAGAATGGTGTTTCTTCATTGATAAGGAGCCCTTCAGCATTGTGTTTGACACAAATTCCCCCTCTTCTCCCCCACCCCCCACAGTAGAAGTTTCAGTTTTACAGTTCATTTCAGGTTTTATCCATTTATTACCTTCTAGTTTTAGTTTGGTACACATAATTTtacctttatcaaaaaaaagttTGGTACACATTAGGGTAACCTGATTGTTTGAAGCACCAAAGTATGACAAATAATTCAGCCTTGATAATTTTTGATAGTCGATGTGTGCTAGAAGCTTAAAGTTTTCATGATACTTCTCTTTCATTAATTCCATGACTGTTGATTGCCTATCTGTTTTGTATTCCAAGAACTGGGTCCTTtatcatttccttatttgttcGGGGTTGCTTTTAGGCATTTAATTTTGCATTCTTCCTTTTCTAGTTTGTCTAGTTTCTGCTTCCATTTCCCTTTGTGTTCTTCTGATCTCCCGTCATGTGTACTCCATGTTTTATACTTCTTTCAGATGGAGAAACTTCTCTTGGAAAAATTGGATACATACGAATCAGCTGTTGGTGAAGCCAACATGAAGGTTGTTCCTCGAATTGAAACTTTTCCACCTGCCTTCCAACCAGTTCCTCGTAATCCCATTGTATTGGACCTGGCTTATAACCTTATTGAGTTCCCATCACTGGACTCTCGTATGAAGAAAGATAAGAAAGGTTTCATTAGTAGGTTTTGGGGCTGAGCTTCTTTTTTAATTGGTCATTGATTTTTCAGTTGCACCATCTAGTTGAGACAATTTTGTCAAATTTTAAGCTGCGAAATTCTTCAACATGCCTTTAGAAATTTTTTCTACACCTGAGAAGTCAGAAAATTTCATTCTATATGCACTGTGTTTTTtctgaaattctaattttggaACAGATTTCAAAAGAATCATTAAGAGGGCCTTCATTTGGTTGCATCAAAATTCAAATGGCTTGCTTGAACAGAcggaacatatatatatatatatatatttgaagtgCATTGTTCTCCCAAGTTGCATCACATTGGTCCATGTTATGTACGCACTTTAAATTTGCCCTTTAAagggtgtgtgtgtgtgttaaaTCTATGTTTTGTTATGGGTATGTGCCATCTGAGAGTAGAACTAAACAGTCTCTAGATTGATTTTGGTTACATCAGCTCGAGTCCAGAGCTAAAAGGGCAAAATTTAGTGCAAAAATGGCAAAAAGGTAAACAAATTGAGAAAGAAACCACTCCAGTAGTGTTTCATTGTTTTCCCCTTTTCCTTGCTTGATTTTTTGAAGGTTGatggaagaaaatatgaattgtGATGAGATCCAGTTAATTTGTTCCAAACCCTATCCAACAAGTATCTAGGCAAAAAATAAACTTATGTTACTCTAATTAGTTTGACTAGACACAAGCTAAGTATTTAACTTCATATACTCTATGGGACTAGATCTGTGTATTAGGACTGGAGTTTCTTGTGAATAATTTTGTTTTAAGgattcaattaattaattagtagtcACCATTTAACAAGTTCGTTAGTTCCtcatcattttccttttaattctCTTTCCAATTAATTGATCTATCCTATTTTTCCTCATCAGGTTCGTACTACTGCACACACTTATCATAAATAATCTGAAACAATCAAATTCTTTTTCCTGagaataaaatatgagtatccATTTGTCCACTGGATAATTAATATAGTCCTCTCATAATAAGAtatatttcttaacttttttttcctcctcattTTTGCCAGTCATTGATATATTATTATTCACATTTCTTCTTTTATCAagctctttttcctacatgtgCCTTTGCCCCTTGGATTTCTTTCTTAATTTGTTTATCCTTTTGGTATTTTTACAACAAAATCTTGACGTTTTGTCTTCGGACACACATCAACTTTACTGAGAGAGGGGCTCATGAAGTTTACTTTATTGAAAAAGATACTTCTTTTTTCCAACCAACAAAAAACTTGGTAACAAGTGTGATAAATAAAAGCGGATTGTTCCTGCTTTAAAAAGAAAACTAAATCTACATGTATACCCTAGAATCAAATTAAAACGTTTGAAATGTGTTTGAGAATagggaaaagacataaattcACTTCTGAGCTTGTCCTGAAAAGTCAGTTACAGGGAgtaataaattcattttttttagtagCATAGGTGTGTGATAGATCGACACAATAATTTAAACGTGTAACTGATTTTTCGAAACAAGTTCAGGGGTGAATTTATGTCCTTGCTCTAGAGGATACTACATTATTCCTCGTTCAAAAGTATCACATGACAAAATTACTAAGgggttcaaaatataaaaagtaaaCAGACAAAGAAGTTCAAAAACGGTACatcatcaattaaaatatacataaatattttttaatcatatataaataatgtaataTTCTGTCGAACAAAATTTGGATGGATCCTTTGACCCTACCTGACTCTGTCCTTGATTACTCCCTCGTCCAAAAGTATAACAATGACAAGAACCTTTTTCCTAGTTTCATCAGGAAACATGACATGATAAAAGAGAAGACCTTGCCGTGGTGATCAACTATCCAAGTTTGACAGTGGAAGGAAGCACAAATATTAATCATGTACTTTAGTCAAAAACTTCAAGAATTGTCAAAAATCATTTGCCAATCGAAAATATGACATTACTGTAATTCACTGTATGCTAAGAGGTGTGTttcttttttgtgtttttttttatgtagaataaaatttattaaatgagAATTGcaattttaaaacataaaattagGGCAAATTGGTCAAAGTTTACATCTTTTGCATTAATACTAATCATTTTAATATCAATGATACAAAACAAGTAAGTGTAATATTGTAAATTATAAGGGATACGTAATTGAGTCAAAGTGGttagttataactttaatttttaacctaatattatatatgtaattagttttttttgtatgtgtatatatatatagaaaataattcgatttttttggtttttcagattttatttttctaaatccGAAACCAAatcataaaatcaaaaaaaagtaaaattttaattagaaaccaaaccaaaaaatcaatccaaattaaaattcaatttaatttgatttgatttttcgaTTTAATCCAAATAATGCAGAGAAAAGAACAATGACCAgttcacaaaaaaaaacatgtttCAAATTGATAAATATTCCTGGATTCAAGATTTTTTCCTTAATCCTCAATATTTCTTTCTCAACCAATAAGATCCTTCAccaatattactattatttttgcCAAAATGATTAGTAGGAAATATCTGGATCTTCAATTAATTGCTTAATCAAATGTTCAGATTTCCTTTTACGTGATCAATCAAATCTTGCAAGACTATAATTACCTCAAATCACTACTTGACCGCAAATCTTGGATAAACTCATATcatcatttaatttttaatctGAGTTCATGGTACGTGGGGCCTTAGGGGTGTTAATGGTATGATTCGgatggttattttttaaaatttatattatattatttttttagggtTATTTTCGTATAATCAAAATTAGACTTTAAAATTGTTCTATTATCTCGCTTTTTTTTCCTGATATTTGTATTGTTCGGTTAATTTTTCGTattcttttaaataaaaaaaattataaagattAGAACAAACTACCATTTATATTTGTGTATGATTTTGGCAAAATCTCTCTAGACATATTTATTGTTTAAAATGTGATGGATCAAGAAAACAAGACTAAAGATTCATCTCATTATATCATGATAGTGTAAAACAATATtaagcaaaaacaaaaaaatataattcacATCACACGTGAGGAAAGAAATCAATCAAAATGAAACTCAAAAATCGAGTCTACTTAATTTAAGTGttcaataaaagaaaaagtatcTAATAACTTGTAGTTTGTTACCCAAATCTTTGGAAATACGTTGTAGTTTACTAATTATTATTCGAGAGTCGAGATGTTAGAATTAATTTACTTTCGAGCGGAGTAATATAAGAAGTTTCAATGTTAGGACTTTGAGTGTTAATTATGCATGTTGTCGCTTCCATTATCCTGGgtctaaataaaaaaaacaatattttattattgtaaaacttaataagtaaaaatattttacacaTATATTATTCGGTATAGCTCGAtattttttgattattatttataaaataaaaaaacgtACCTAGTTATTTGGCAATCTTGgatcataaatttatataaaaatcgTCGACGTTTATTAAAAAACCCTAAAAATTGATTCGGTACGATTTGATTTCAATCGATtaagtcaattttttaaaaatcact
The sequence above is a segment of the Solanum dulcamara chromosome 11, daSolDulc1.2, whole genome shotgun sequence genome. Coding sequences within it:
- the LOC129873123 gene encoding uncharacterized protein LOC129873123, whose amino-acid sequence is MGKQKETSAMEIEDQSSIPSDQINNSKFSVNVLQLLKSAQMQHGLRFGDYARYRRYCTARLRRLYKSLKFTHGRVKYTKRQISVTTVTEVRFLHLVLYTAERAWSHAMEKKTLPDGPNARQRSYLIGRLRKAVKWASLFQELCSIKGDSRTSLEAEAYAAYMEGSLLFEKDQNWDVALKCFKSARAVYEELGKYGDLESQVLCHERVEELEPSIRYCLHKIGESNLQTSELVSIGEMEGPALDLFKAKLEAAMAEARSQQAASMTEFHWLGNRFPISNAKTRVSILKAQELEKDIHGSAADSLPAEKKLVLYDKIFAAYHEARSCIRNDLVTAANSENVKDELSGLDKAVGAILGQRTIERNKLLVKIAKSKLNKVRDDKNEKVTKPEELVRLYDLLLQNTADLSDLVSSGRDRKMEEVALAEECELESMVFRAERCFYLAKSYSSVGKRTEAYALYSRARSLADAALMKLQSATAADQVMIKELTTLYNESRSNSCVEHAKGIMEEEKAPENLSKKISNISLNGTDKKMEKLLLEKLDTYESAVGEANMKVVPRIETFPPAFQPVPRNPIVLDLAYNLIEFPSLDSRMKKDKKGFISRFWG